In Hippocampus zosterae strain Florida chromosome 3, ASM2543408v3, whole genome shotgun sequence, a genomic segment contains:
- the mmp15a gene encoding matrix metalloproteinase-15: MISAQEPRFQILITSVYLFSLFIGNATADVPKQDDFNAEAWLRQFGYLSQASRQMSTMQSAQILSQAISDMQRFYGLEVTGKSDAATVTAMRRPRCGLPDKKADLDDGMRRRRYAVTGQRWDKDHISYSILDQHIPHSLGAQKTYDAIRRAFDVWQTATALTFQELPAQHGNSSQAQLADILLLFASGFHGDMSLFDGEGGSLAHAFYPGPAMGGDTHFDADEPWTLDSPNHQGIDLFLVAVHELGHALGLEHSDNPNAIMAPFYQWIHTHTFTLHEDDIQGIQHIYGPPRITDAPSTSGGDPERAILTSPSPPEDEPTHPPPTDAEPKIPSTTKGSAHVTHKPEPTFAPITHAVIPTTSHPDPEFTPPFRKDVPRPPPTRRPPKQPDNKAPDICDGDFDTVTLLRGEMFVFKGRWFWRVRRNRVLDNYPMPISVFWAGLPDNIDAAYERHDGKFVFFKDDQYWVFREADVLPGYPQPIREYGQGVPAHGIDTAVWWEPNGYTYFFSDDRYWRFNEETRKADRDFPKPISRWGKIPPSPKGAFLSDDGAYTYFYKGTSYWRFDNHKTVADKGYPRSILKDFMGCVGIPEPPPDPDIQPKAEDKPAKPSDRGDEERKDVDRGKDDETAPEKDDDDPEVDEDDKDVNVVVTVADNGSKVMTLIMVVVPLVLILCILVLIFAILRTLQNKETPRALVHCKRSLQDWV; encoded by the exons atgatctcagcTCAAGAACCCCGATTTCAGATCCTGATCACTTCGGTCTACTTATTTTCTCTGTTCATTGGCAATGCAACGGCCGACGTGCCGAAGCAGGACGACTTCAATGCAGAG GCGTGGCTTCGTCAGTTTGGCTACCTGTCCCAAGCCAGCAGGCAAATGTCCACTATGCAGTCAGCCCAGATCCTGTCCCAAGCAATAAGTGACATGCAGCGTTTCTACGGCTTGGAGGTGACCGGCAAGTCAGATGCCGCCACTGTCAC GGCCATGCGTCGACCTCGATGTGGTCTGCCAGACAAAAAAGCCGATCTGGATGATGGCATGAGAAGGAGACGCTACGCTGTTACTGGACAACGGTGGGACAAGGACCACATCTCCTACAG TATATTGGACCAGCACATCCCGCACTCCCTGGGAGCGCAGAAGACCTATGATGCGATCCGCAGAGCGTTTGACGTGTGGCAAACGGCCACTGCGCTGACCTTCCAAGAACTACCGGCTCAGCATGGCAACAGCAGCCAGGCTCAGCTCGCGGACATCCTGTTGTTGTTTGCCTCTGGTTTCCATGGCGACATGTCCTTGTTTGATGGCGAGGGGGGCTCACTGGCCCATGCCTTCTACCCCGGGCCTGCAATGGGCGGGGATACACACTTTGATGCGGATGAGCCTTGGACTTTGGACAGTCCAAACCACCAAG GTATTGACCTCTTCCTTGTTGCGGTGCACGAGCTTGGTCATGCTTTAGGTCTGGAGCACTCTGACAACCCCAACGCCATTATGGCTCCTTTCTACCAGTGGATTCACACGCACACCTTCACACTGCACGAGGATGACATCCAGGGAATACAGCACATATATG GTCCCCCTCGCATCACTGATGCTCCTTCCACCTCTGGTGGTGATCCGGAACGTGCAATACTCACCTCCCCTTCTCCCCCGGAAGACGAACCCACCCATCCTCCTCCGACTGATGCCGAACCGAAGATCCCGAGCACAACTAAAGGAAGCGCACATGTCACGCACAAACCCGAACCAACCTTTGCCCCGATCACGCATGCCGTAATCCCTACCACCTCCCATCCTGATCCCGAATTCACGCCACCCTTCAGAAAAGACGTGCCCCGCCCTCCACCTACTCGCCGCCCTCCCAAGCAGCCGGATAACAAGGCCCCTGATATCTGTGATGGGGACTTTGACACTGTGACCCTTCTAAGGGGGGAGATGTTTGTGTTCAAG GGTCGATGGTTTTGGCGTGTGCGTAGGAACCGGGTCCTGGACAACTATCCCATGCCGATATCTGTCTTTTGGGCTGGTCTTCCCGACAACATTGATGCAGCTTATGAACGCCATGATGGCAAATTTGTCTTCTTTAAAG aTGATCAATACTGGGTGTTCAGGGAAGCGGATGTATTGCCAGGATACCCGCAGCCCATTCGGGAATACGGTCAAGGAGTTCCGGCTCACGGCATCGACACAGCGGTTTGGTGGGAGCCAAACGGATACACCTACTTTTTCTCTGATGACCG ATACTGGAGATTCAATGAGGAGACCCGTAAAGCGGACAGAGACTTCCCAAAACCAATCAGTAGATGGGGAAAGATCCCTCCCTCACCGAAAGGAGCCTTCCTCAGTGATGATGGCG CATACACCTATTTCTACAAAGGCACCAGTTACTGGCGGTTTGACAACCACAAGACAGTAGCAGACAAAGGCTACCCGCGCTCCATCCTCAAGGATTTCATGGGCTGTGTGGGCATCCCGGAGCCTCCGCCAGACCCAGATATCCAGCCCAAAGCTGAGGATAAACCCGCAAAGCCTTCAGACAGAGGAGATGAGGAACGCAAAGATGTGGACCGTGGGAAAGATGACGAAACTGCACCCGAAAAAGATGACGACGACCCAGAAGTAGATGAGGATGACAAAGATGTGAACGTGGTGGTGACGGTGGCAGACAATGGATCCAAGGTCATGACCTTGATCATGGTGGTGGTGCCTCTGGTGCTCATCCTGTGTATCCTGGTCCTTATCTTTGCCATCCTCAGGACTCTGCAGAACAAAGAGACCCCCAGGGCTCTGGTGCACTGCAAGCGTTCACTGCAGGACTGGGTGTGa